One genomic window of Arthrobacter sp. KBS0703 includes the following:
- the rpsB gene encoding 30S ribosomal protein S2: MPVVTMRQLLDSGVHFGHQTRRWNPKMKRFIFTERNGIYIIDLQQSLSYIDRAYEFVKATVAHGGTVLFVGTKKQAQEAIAEQATRVGQPYVNQRWLGGMLTNFQTVAKRIQRMKELEEIDFDDVAGSAYTKKELLLLRRELTKLESNLGGIRNLTKAPSVLWIVDTKKEHLAVDEAKKLNIPVVAILDTNCDPDEVDFPIPGNDDAIRSVNLLTRVVADAVAEGLIARNQRATGTAETPEEPLAEWERELLEGSKSEEAPAAAEAPAAEAAPAEDAAAAEEAPAAAEATDAEK; this comes from the coding sequence ATGCCCGTCGTAACTATGCGCCAGCTGCTTGACAGCGGCGTCCACTTTGGACACCAGACCCGTCGTTGGAACCCGAAGATGAAGCGTTTCATCTTCACGGAGCGCAACGGCATCTACATCATTGACCTTCAGCAGTCGCTGTCCTACATCGACCGCGCCTACGAGTTCGTGAAGGCCACCGTCGCGCACGGCGGAACCGTACTCTTCGTCGGCACCAAGAAGCAGGCTCAGGAAGCAATTGCCGAGCAGGCCACCCGTGTTGGCCAGCCGTACGTCAACCAGCGTTGGCTCGGCGGTATGCTGACCAACTTCCAGACGGTTGCCAAGCGTATCCAGCGCATGAAGGAACTCGAAGAGATCGACTTCGACGACGTCGCCGGTTCCGCTTACACCAAGAAGGAACTGCTGCTCCTTCGCCGCGAACTCACCAAGCTTGAGTCCAACCTCGGCGGTATCCGCAACCTGACCAAGGCACCCTCCGTGCTCTGGATCGTGGACACCAAGAAGGAACACCTGGCCGTTGACGAAGCCAAGAAGCTCAACATCCCCGTTGTGGCCATCCTGGACACCAACTGCGACCCGGACGAAGTCGACTTCCCGATCCCCGGCAACGACGACGCCATCCGCTCCGTGAACCTCCTGACCCGCGTTGTTGCTGACGCTGTTGCAGAGGGCCTCATCGCCCGCAACCAGCGCGCAACCGGCACTGCCGAGACCCCGGAAGAGCCGCTGGCCGAGTGGGAGCGCGAACTCCTCGAGGGCAGCAAGTCCGAGGAAGCTCCGGCAGCCGCCGAAGCACCGGCCGCTGAAGCTGCTCCTGCTGAAGATGCTGCCGCTGCAGAGGAAGCCCCGGCCGCTGCCGAGGCTACCGACGCCGAGAAGTAA
- the tsf gene encoding translation elongation factor Ts, which produces MANYTAADIKALRERTGAGMMDVKKALDEANGDAEKAIEIIRIKGLKGATKREGRSTAEGLVAAKVDGGVGVMIEVNCETDFVAKADKFIQLADKVLAIAVESGAADLETLLATDVDGKPLSEVVVEEGAVLGEKVVVRRISRIEGATVDAYLHKTSKDLPAQVGVLFAVDGEGEAAVTAAHDVAVHIAAMAPNYLSREDVPAELVESERRIAEETAKAEGKPEAAMTKIVEGRVTGFYKGEVLVDQAFAKDAKKSVAQVLEEAGVKGTAFTRFRVGS; this is translated from the coding sequence ATGGCGAACTACACTGCCGCTGATATCAAGGCTCTGCGCGAGCGCACCGGCGCCGGCATGATGGATGTCAAGAAGGCTCTCGACGAAGCCAACGGCGACGCCGAGAAGGCCATCGAGATCATCCGCATCAAGGGCCTGAAGGGCGCTACCAAGCGCGAAGGCCGCTCCACTGCTGAAGGCCTGGTTGCTGCCAAGGTCGACGGCGGCGTGGGCGTAATGATCGAGGTCAACTGCGAGACCGACTTCGTCGCCAAGGCTGACAAGTTCATCCAGCTGGCCGACAAGGTCCTCGCCATCGCCGTCGAGTCCGGCGCCGCCGACCTCGAGACCCTGCTCGCCACCGACGTGGACGGCAAGCCGCTGTCCGAGGTCGTTGTCGAAGAGGGCGCTGTCCTCGGCGAGAAGGTAGTGGTCCGCCGCATCTCCCGCATCGAGGGCGCCACGGTCGACGCTTACCTGCACAAGACCTCCAAAGACCTCCCGGCCCAGGTCGGCGTTCTGTTCGCTGTTGACGGCGAAGGCGAAGCCGCTGTAACGGCCGCCCACGACGTCGCAGTCCACATCGCAGCCATGGCTCCGAACTACCTCTCCCGCGAAGACGTTCCGGCTGAACTCGTTGAGTCCGAGCGCCGCATCGCCGAAGAGACGGCCAAGGCCGAGGGCAAGCCCGAAGCCGCCATGACCAAGATCGTGGAAGGCCGCGTTACGGGCTTCTACAAGGGTGAAGTCCTGGTTGACCAGGCTTTCGCCAAGGATGCCAAGAAGTCTGTGGCGCAGGTCCTCGAAGAGGCCGGCGTCAAGGGAACCGCCTTCACGCGTTTCCGCGTCGGCTCCTAG